The proteins below come from a single Desulfonatronovibrio hydrogenovorans DSM 9292 genomic window:
- a CDS encoding HD domain-containing protein: protein MPQPIKDAAALCKTIMRNGYDAYVINAPLQKRALSDQDLEVDICTELDAEGLGKLFPNMEPSRSADFTGILKQGEVTFNFYPADIIESSYTDGTIARLTPRLMKKLEAVGDLPLSWACPYIPKAQDVYDGFEKLDSGHICLEGIPDETLKKDYLRAIRALRFSANYHLPIEGNTWLALIRASRRVLDYVSVTDFMDEWRKVEAENMHSFVELLFDSMILHGLVPELASLSRVKQIKNPDQGEETVWEHTVETMRRYPEELPYDWYGTISCLFHDVGKLFAGEYFDGKITFYQHHRIGAKVTRKILKRLRFNTDEVDLICHLVRHHMRFHFMLTDRGIRRFKALDEYPRLIEMARADIKARNGSYKEFNHNMKMLDRAELSEEMLEPLLNGHEIMDFTGIKPGPAVGLIREALLQAQVAGDVSSVPDAIEFIMKYQEKEKIQ from the coding sequence ATGCCCCAACCCATAAAAGACGCAGCAGCCCTTTGCAAAACCATTATGCGCAACGGCTATGATGCGTATGTCATAAATGCACCTCTGCAGAAAAGAGCCCTGTCCGATCAGGACCTGGAGGTGGATATCTGCACCGAGCTTGATGCCGAGGGCCTTGGCAAGCTTTTTCCCAATATGGAACCGTCCCGGTCTGCAGACTTTACCGGGATCTTGAAACAGGGAGAAGTGACTTTTAATTTTTATCCGGCGGACATCATTGAGAGCTCATATACCGACGGTACAATAGCCAGGCTGACCCCGAGACTGATGAAAAAGCTGGAGGCTGTGGGGGATCTGCCCCTTTCCTGGGCCTGCCCCTATATCCCCAAGGCCCAGGATGTTTACGATGGTTTTGAAAAGCTGGATTCCGGCCATATCTGCCTGGAAGGAATTCCCGATGAAACCCTGAAAAAGGATTACCTTCGGGCCATTCGGGCACTACGTTTTTCAGCCAACTATCATCTGCCCATAGAGGGCAATACCTGGCTGGCTTTGATCAGGGCCAGCCGCCGGGTCCTGGATTATGTTTCAGTGACCGATTTCATGGATGAATGGCGTAAAGTGGAAGCTGAGAACATGCACAGCTTTGTGGAGCTGCTCTTTGACAGCATGATCCTGCACGGACTTGTTCCGGAACTGGCTTCCCTCAGCCGGGTCAAACAGATCAAGAACCCTGACCAAGGAGAGGAAACAGTCTGGGAACATACTGTGGAAACCATGCGCCGCTATCCTGAGGAGCTTCCTTATGACTGGTACGGAACAATATCCTGCCTGTTTCATGACGTGGGCAAGCTGTTCGCCGGTGAATATTTTGACGGCAAGATCACCTTTTACCAGCATCACCGGATCGGAGCCAAGGTGACCAGAAAGATCCTTAAGAGACTCAGGTTCAATACCGATGAGGTTGATCTCATCTGTCATCTGGTCAGGCATCATATGCGGTTTCATTTCATGCTCACAGATCGCGGCATCAGAAGATTCAAGGCCCTGGATGAATATCCGCGGCTCATTGAGATGGCTAGGGCGGACATCAAGGCCAGGAACGGGAGCTACAAAGAGTTCAATCATAATATGAAGATGCTGGACCGGGCCGAATTGTCCGAAGAAATGCTGGAGCCCCTGCTCAATGGCCATGAGATCATGGATTTCACCGGAATCAAGCCTGGACCGGCTGTGGGGCTGATCAGAGAGGCTCTTCTGCAGGCCCAGGTGGCCGGAGATGTTTCCTCGGTTCCTGATGCCATTGAATTCATTATGAAATATCAGGAAAAGGAGAAGATTCAATAA
- a CDS encoding glycosyltransferase translates to MRIIAVNLSLSGQLKAKGHEVLELKPEPGILSLPEHPKAREFEPDLVIQQETLGPRVLLAGLDLFSCPKIYWSIDTHLNFFWQKIYGRYFDLVLTTQKSWKKRFREHSIEAQWLPWFGCDREWVPWNKREHDVSFVGRITRYREVRKWMADFLQEYYQARVVKSLPFKQMLDLYASSRCVPNESIAGEVNFRIFEATSCGALVFSQRLMEEMEDIYLPDQEVVVFENVLELKEKMDYYLANPEMARKIAFRGWNAARSRHLPEHRAAELEGLFSIIQGKSKKKSRGLKDLYLALFELWECSRFSMKKEQIREMLFSLPVDEEVLAAIVRFHNFEPNSLTGLLIPILEKNQFDYDLQVNLVCSTSAMGIKRFDLAIQFWRRYFLCRRQPVSTPDSPLQLYLFWAKELARKGLRFRQGFMFDPDIHLPGSALECLLTASKLSPENRDVLSGIKRLIQGQMGLESVVLRILSHESLHDRTNWRTSLNLGIFHLRSFRLQAGLEELYLAWKYAGRDKESELFLSLLTARDPGGYLVRCLKAMDQGPAHDNNLPMEKHA, encoded by the coding sequence ATGCGGATAATTGCAGTTAACCTTTCCCTGTCCGGGCAGCTTAAGGCCAAAGGTCATGAAGTCCTTGAACTCAAGCCGGAGCCAGGCATCCTGTCTCTGCCCGAACATCCCAAGGCAAGGGAGTTTGAACCGGATCTGGTCATCCAGCAGGAAACCCTTGGCCCCCGGGTCCTCCTGGCTGGTCTGGATCTTTTTTCCTGCCCGAAAATCTACTGGTCCATTGATACCCATCTGAACTTTTTCTGGCAGAAGATATATGGACGTTATTTTGATCTGGTCCTTACCACCCAGAAGTCATGGAAGAAACGCTTCAGGGAGCACAGCATTGAAGCGCAATGGCTGCCCTGGTTCGGATGTGACCGGGAGTGGGTGCCCTGGAACAAAAGGGAGCATGATGTTTCCTTTGTTGGCCGAATCACAAGATACAGGGAAGTTCGCAAATGGATGGCGGATTTTCTCCAGGAGTATTACCAGGCCCGTGTAGTCAAGAGTCTGCCGTTTAAACAGATGCTGGATCTTTATGCATCCTCCAGATGCGTACCCAATGAGTCCATTGCCGGAGAGGTCAACTTCAGGATCTTTGAGGCCACATCCTGCGGCGCTCTGGTTTTCAGTCAGAGGCTCATGGAAGAGATGGAAGATATTTATCTTCCGGACCAGGAGGTCGTGGTCTTTGAGAATGTCCTGGAGTTAAAGGAAAAAATGGACTATTACCTGGCTAATCCCGAGATGGCCAGAAAGATCGCCTTTAGGGGCTGGAACGCAGCCCGGAGCAGACATCTTCCAGAACACAGAGCAGCTGAGCTGGAAGGCCTGTTCAGTATAATTCAGGGTAAGAGCAAAAAGAAATCCAGGGGCCTGAAGGATCTTTACCTTGCGCTTTTTGAACTCTGGGAATGCAGCCGGTTTTCCATGAAAAAGGAGCAGATCAGGGAGATGCTTTTTTCCCTGCCGGTGGACGAGGAAGTCCTGGCTGCCATTGTCCGTTTCCATAACTTTGAGCCCAACAGCCTGACAGGCCTGCTTATTCCGATCCTGGAGAAAAATCAGTTTGACTACGACCTGCAGGTCAATCTGGTCTGTTCCACTTCTGCCATGGGCATCAAAAGGTTTGATCTGGCCATCCAGTTCTGGAGAAGGTATTTCCTGTGCCGGAGACAGCCGGTCAGCACCCCTGATTCTCCTTTGCAACTCTACCTGTTCTGGGCTAAGGAACTTGCAAGAAAAGGTCTGCGCTTTCGTCAGGGATTCATGTTTGACCCGGACATCCATCTTCCAGGATCAGCCCTGGAATGTCTGCTGACAGCTTCAAAACTGAGTCCAGAGAACAGGGATGTTTTGTCCGGGATTAAAAGGCTGATCCAGGGGCAGATGGGACTTGAATCAGTGGTGCTGAGGATTCTTTCCCATGAAAGTCTCCATGACCGGACCAACTGGCGGACAAGCCTGAACCTGGGTATTTTTCACCTCAGGAGTTTCCGGCTGCAGGCCGGTCTGGAAGAGCTGTATCTGGCCTGGAAATATGCCGGAAGAGACAAAGAGTCGGAACTGTTCCTGTCCTTGTTGACCGCCAGAGATCCCGGGGGATACCTGGTGCGTTGTCTAAAGGCCATGGACCAGGGACCGGCCCATGACAACAATTTGCCCATGGAAAAACATGCTTGA
- a CDS encoding DNA repair protein RecN, giving the protein MLEILRIKNLALIEDMELEFHPGLNVLTGESGAGKSFILKALDFILGERIKTSMIRPGKEKAMVEALFAVDGQEIILKRELVSSTGRSRFLLNDSLASQDRVQGLREKLLIHTSQHGQQKLLKRTFHQQILDSFLADKSLLNRRNQLLAELQKISSEQNDLAAKLASLTEKRDYLEFQRTQIDKVKPRPGEEEELIQKRDEIKTRAEVAESVHRALEILHSPEIKLLDSFYELKKVLTFLSENNPHLTSHTDELENFQSVLEDVDRTLRSTGTQSDTAELESVESRLWELAQLRRKLNRSLEGILSLHQEIEENISFLDQGELSLKQLQKKETGLKTELLKVVAGLDDLRFREAEILKASLEKELGFLGFSGHVRIEFQFSPEEIYPDVQENKLRLLWVPNPGQPAQPLDMIASGGELSRFLLALVGLRSQENLPTLLFDEVDAGIGGTILNQVGERIRSLAQDRQILLITHWAQLACLAQKHFLVRKRVVNQETYTLCTSLNQQESKQELARMVGGEKGLELAEELKHEAAE; this is encoded by the coding sequence ATGCTTGAAATATTGAGGATCAAGAATCTGGCCCTGATTGAGGATATGGAGCTGGAATTTCATCCAGGTCTTAATGTCCTGACCGGGGAGTCCGGAGCAGGCAAGTCTTTTATTCTGAAAGCCCTGGACTTTATCCTGGGTGAGAGGATCAAGACCTCGATGATCAGGCCGGGCAAGGAGAAGGCTATGGTGGAGGCCTTGTTTGCAGTGGATGGCCAGGAAATAATACTTAAAAGAGAACTGGTGTCTTCCACTGGCAGGAGCAGGTTTTTGCTCAACGACTCTCTGGCTTCTCAGGACAGGGTCCAGGGTCTGAGGGAGAAACTGCTGATCCACACCAGCCAGCACGGTCAGCAGAAGCTTTTGAAAAGGACCTTTCATCAGCAGATCCTTGACTCGTTTCTGGCTGATAAATCTCTATTGAACCGGCGGAACCAGTTGCTGGCCGAATTGCAGAAAATTTCATCCGAGCAAAATGACCTGGCTGCCAAGCTGGCATCCTTGACTGAAAAAAGGGATTACCTTGAGTTCCAGCGGACTCAGATCGACAAGGTCAAACCCAGACCGGGTGAGGAAGAGGAGTTGATTCAAAAAAGAGACGAGATAAAAACCAGAGCTGAAGTGGCTGAATCTGTCCACAGAGCCCTGGAAATTCTGCACAGCCCTGAAATCAAGCTTCTGGATTCATTTTATGAGCTCAAAAAGGTCCTGACATTTCTGTCTGAAAATAATCCCCATTTAACCTCCCATACTGATGAGCTGGAGAATTTTCAGTCTGTTCTGGAAGATGTGGACAGGACTCTGCGATCCACCGGAACCCAGTCGGACACTGCTGAACTGGAATCCGTGGAATCCAGGCTCTGGGAGCTGGCCCAATTGAGGAGGAAGCTGAATCGGAGCCTGGAGGGAATCCTGTCTCTGCACCAGGAGATTGAAGAGAATATATCCTTTTTGGACCAGGGTGAACTAAGTCTTAAGCAGCTGCAAAAAAAAGAGACTGGACTGAAGACCGAGCTTCTGAAGGTTGTGGCCGGACTTGACGACTTGAGGTTCAGGGAGGCAGAGATCCTTAAGGCCAGCCTGGAGAAGGAACTCGGATTTCTGGGTTTTTCCGGCCATGTCAGGATTGAATTCCAGTTCAGTCCGGAGGAAATATATCCTGATGTTCAGGAAAATAAGCTGCGGCTCTTATGGGTGCCCAATCCCGGGCAGCCGGCCCAGCCCCTGGACATGATAGCCTCTGGCGGAGAGCTGTCCAGATTCCTGCTGGCCCTGGTGGGGCTAAGATCCCAGGAAAACCTTCCCACCCTGCTGTTTGACGAGGTGGATGCCGGAATCGGTGGAACAATCCTGAACCAGGTGGGTGAAAGGATCAGGAGCTTAGCCCAAGACCGGCAGATACTGCTGATCACCCATTGGGCCCAGCTGGCCTGTCTGGCCCAGAAACACTTCCTGGTCCGGAAAAGGGTGGTCAACCAGGAAACCTACACCCTCTGCACCAGTCTTAATCAGCAGGAATCCAAGCAGGAACTGGCCAGGATGGTGGGAGGAGAAAAGGGCCTTGAATTGGCTGAGGAGCTGAAGCATGAAGCAGCTGAATAA
- the hisI gene encoding phosphoribosyl-AMP cyclohydrolase yields the protein MKPDFAKGNGLLPAIVQEHSTGQVLMLAYVNQEAWNRTLETGEAHYYSRSRDCIWHKGGTSGHVQKIKELRLDCDYDTILYRVEQVGGAACHKGYKSCFFTRVQDGRFEVCEKIVFDPKEVYK from the coding sequence TTGAAACCGGATTTTGCCAAGGGAAACGGCTTGCTGCCGGCCATTGTCCAGGAACATTCCACCGGCCAGGTGCTTATGCTGGCCTACGTCAATCAGGAAGCCTGGAACAGGACCCTGGAGACAGGAGAAGCTCACTACTACAGCCGGAGCAGAGATTGTATCTGGCACAAGGGCGGAACTTCAGGCCATGTTCAGAAGATAAAGGAGCTGCGGCTGGATTGCGATTATGATACCATTTTGTACCGGGTTGAGCAGGTTGGCGGGGCTGCCTGCCATAAGGGTTACAAAAGCTGTTTCTTTACCAGGGTCCAGGATGGCAGGTTCGAGGTTTGCGAAAAAATTGTTTTTGATCCCAAGGAGGTTTATAAATAA
- a CDS encoding dihydroorotate dehydrogenase: MDISVKLGMLKLKNPIMTASGTFGYGLEFKPYGRLEDLGAVVVKGLSLEPRQGNPMPRIVETPCGMLNAIGLQNIGVEAFLKEKLGLLPWKTTPVIVNLYGQTREDFARLADILSREQGVAALEVNISCPNVREGGIQFGQDPVQAARVTEVVKKSAGSKPVIIKLSPNVSDVTVIARAVESAGADAISLINTLGGMAVDIYTRKPCLANKFGGLSGPAIKPVALKMVHEVCKKVSLPVIGLGGISSARDVLEFILVGASAVQVGTATFTRPDRVFSLVSEVEKLAMELGLDSWNDFQGTLKN; encoded by the coding sequence ATGGATATAAGTGTAAAACTGGGCATGTTGAAGCTCAAAAACCCGATTATGACTGCATCGGGTACTTTTGGTTACGGCCTGGAGTTTAAACCTTACGGTCGACTGGAAGACCTCGGGGCTGTAGTGGTCAAGGGTTTGTCCCTGGAACCCAGACAGGGCAACCCTATGCCCAGAATAGTGGAAACTCCCTGCGGCATGCTCAATGCCATCGGACTTCAGAATATCGGTGTTGAGGCCTTTTTAAAGGAAAAGCTGGGCCTGCTTCCCTGGAAAACAACCCCGGTGATTGTCAATCTGTACGGGCAGACCAGAGAGGATTTTGCCAGACTGGCTGACATTCTGAGCAGGGAACAGGGAGTAGCCGCTCTGGAGGTCAATATCTCCTGCCCCAACGTCCGGGAGGGTGGAATCCAGTTCGGCCAGGATCCGGTCCAGGCAGCCCGGGTGACTGAAGTGGTCAAAAAGAGTGCAGGTTCAAAACCGGTAATAATAAAATTGAGCCCCAATGTGTCCGATGTAACGGTCATTGCCCGGGCCGTGGAATCAGCCGGTGCTGACGCCATATCCCTGATCAACACTCTGGGTGGAATGGCCGTGGATATTTACACCAGGAAACCCTGTCTGGCCAATAAGTTTGGAGGACTGTCCGGACCGGCCATAAAGCCTGTAGCCCTTAAAATGGTCCATGAGGTCTGCAAAAAGGTCAGCCTGCCGGTTATAGGTCTCGGGGGAATCAGTTCGGCCAGGGACGTGCTGGAGTTCATTCTGGTCGGAGCTTCAGCAGTCCAGGTTGGCACGGCCACTTTTACCCGGCCGGACAGGGTGTTCAGTCTGGTCAGCGAAGTTGAGAAGCTGGCAATGGAACTGGGACTTGATTCATGGAATGATTTCCAGGGAACCCTTAAGAACTGA
- a CDS encoding ABC transporter permease has protein sequence MIYRFLLALFSSRYILLTLGLSIVGFMSLAAVFAPLIAPYDPTGINVDAILHPPSAEYLLGTDNLGRDVFSRLVYGARISLWVGFVAVGISLAIGIVLGLIAGYFGRLVDEVIMRFVDVMLCFPSFFLILAVIAFLEPSLTNIMIVIGLTSWMGVARLVRAETLTLREREFVHAARLCGAGTGRILLVHILPNAMPPVLVSATLGIAAAILTESALSFLGLGVQPPTPSWGNILMEGKDVMGIAPWLSIFPGLSILITVLGYNLLGESIRDILDPRLKRN, from the coding sequence ATGATTTACCGCTTTTTACTGGCCCTATTTTCATCAAGGTACATTCTGCTTACTCTGGGTCTGTCCATTGTGGGCTTCATGAGCCTGGCTGCGGTATTTGCCCCGCTTATAGCTCCTTATGATCCTACAGGGATCAATGTGGACGCCATCCTGCATCCGCCGTCAGCTGAATATCTGCTGGGCACGGACAACCTGGGCAGGGATGTTTTTTCCAGACTGGTTTACGGAGCCCGGATCTCTCTTTGGGTCGGGTTTGTTGCTGTGGGCATATCCCTGGCCATCGGCATAGTCCTGGGGCTTATTGCCGGATATTTTGGCAGGCTTGTGGACGAAGTTATCATGCGTTTCGTGGACGTCATGCTCTGTTTTCCGTCCTTTTTTCTGATTCTTGCGGTCATCGCTTTTCTGGAGCCCAGCCTGACCAATATCATGATTGTTATCGGCCTGACCTCCTGGATGGGCGTGGCCAGGCTGGTCCGGGCGGAAACACTGACTCTGCGGGAAAGAGAATTTGTTCATGCAGCCAGGCTATGCGGGGCAGGTACAGGCCGGATCCTGCTGGTGCACATCCTGCCCAATGCCATGCCCCCGGTCCTTGTTTCAGCTACCCTGGGGATTGCCGCAGCCATCCTCACAGAATCTGCCTTGAGCTTCCTGGGGCTTGGTGTTCAGCCTCCCACCCCCAGTTGGGGCAATATCCTCATGGAAGGCAAGGATGTCATGGGCATCGCTCCCTGGCTGTCAATATTCCCGGGTTTGAGCATCCTGATCACGGTCCTTGGCTACAACCTGCTGGGTGAAAGTATCAGGGACATACTTGATCCCAGACTGAAGCGGAACTGA
- the rlmN gene encoding 23S rRNA (adenine(2503)-C(2))-methyltransferase RlmN yields MHYEISGKGEDSIKNILDLDPVGAAGLMESLGEPAYRADQVMKWIWAGGVTSFEFMTNVSKALRSKLGLEYRIFHPRVSRAETSTDGTVKFLMTMDDEKVVETVLIPAGTHYTQCLSTQVGCPMGCRFCSTGKMGFERNLTCGEIAGQVVSAVRFLKDQGDPLAVSNLVIMGMGEPLLNWTEVQKALNIFRHAQALNFSRRRITLSTVGVRGRLMDFGRSNLALPAISLHAPDQSLRKSLMPGAAEYELGALMDDLKSYPLAPRERITMEYVMLKGVNDSPSQARDLVRLLSGLKCKINLLRYNPGEGAGFKCSSEESIAAFQDYLRSKDFTVMLRKSMGADIHAACGQLKARCSSES; encoded by the coding sequence ATTCATTATGAAATATCAGGAAAAGGAGAAGATTCAATAAAAAACATTCTTGACCTGGATCCGGTCGGGGCTGCAGGTTTGATGGAGAGCCTGGGTGAGCCCGCTTACCGGGCTGATCAGGTTATGAAGTGGATTTGGGCCGGAGGGGTCACCAGCTTTGAATTCATGACCAATGTTTCCAAGGCTCTTCGTTCAAAACTGGGCCTGGAGTACAGGATTTTTCATCCCAGGGTGAGCAGGGCTGAGACCAGTACTGACGGAACCGTGAAATTTCTCATGACCATGGATGATGAGAAGGTTGTTGAGACGGTTCTCATTCCAGCCGGAACTCACTACACCCAATGTCTTTCCACCCAGGTGGGATGTCCAATGGGATGCAGGTTCTGCAGCACAGGGAAGATGGGCTTTGAAAGGAATCTGACCTGCGGAGAGATAGCCGGGCAGGTGGTTTCAGCGGTAAGGTTCCTCAAGGACCAGGGTGATCCCCTTGCTGTGAGCAATCTGGTCATAATGGGCATGGGTGAACCCCTTCTGAACTGGACGGAAGTTCAAAAGGCCCTGAATATATTCCGGCATGCCCAGGCCCTGAATTTTTCCAGGCGTAGAATAACCCTGTCCACAGTTGGGGTCAGGGGCAGGTTGATGGATTTTGGACGTTCAAACCTGGCCTTGCCAGCCATATCCCTGCATGCGCCTGACCAAAGCCTGAGAAAATCCTTGATGCCCGGTGCAGCAGAATATGAGCTGGGGGCTCTCATGGATGACCTGAAGTCTTATCCCCTGGCTCCCAGAGAAAGAATCACCATGGAATATGTGATGCTCAAGGGAGTGAATGACAGCCCCTCCCAGGCCAGGGACCTGGTCAGGCTTCTGTCCGGTCTTAAATGCAAGATCAATCTGTTGAGGTATAATCCAGGAGAGGGAGCTGGTTTTAAATGTTCCAGCGAGGAATCCATTGCTGCTTTTCAGGATTATTTAAGGTCTAAAGATTTTACCGTCATGCTGCGCAAGAGTATGGGGGCTGATATCCATGCTGCCTGCGGCCAGCTCAAGGCCAGGTGTTCGTCTGAATCATGA